One window of the Mycobacterium sp. SVM_VP21 genome contains the following:
- a CDS encoding PPE family protein, with translation MDYGALPPEINSARMYAGPGPASLLASATAWQDLAAELNSAAASYGSVIAGLTSGSWLGASAVTMAAAASPYVTWLSATGAQAEQAGAQLAAAVTAYESAHAATVPPPLIAANRTLQQTLIATNLLGQNTAAIATAEAQYLQMWAQDAAAMYGYAGASAVATQVTPFTSPPQTTDPSRQAGQVASVAQSAAATTGTDTEALMSQGPQLLSTTPTALQALAAPTEEASTGGSMSSSMSSLNSLMMPMRMAMMPMSMLMRMLMGGTNGAKGAAAGVAAAGGAATGLLSSAGGAANTVTLAGFSGGSAATAGLGRAASIGALSVPPAWTGLGVASAPVATTLSSAGGAAAPAAGMGNAAAVPPMVPFGSLAARGGIGGAATQYDFRPTVIPRSPAAG, from the coding sequence ATGGACTACGGAGCCCTGCCGCCGGAGATCAACTCGGCGCGCATGTACGCCGGCCCCGGCCCAGCTTCGTTACTGGCCTCTGCGACCGCCTGGCAGGACTTGGCCGCCGAACTGAACTCCGCGGCCGCGTCCTATGGCTCAGTGATTGCGGGTCTGACGAGTGGTTCTTGGCTGGGCGCCTCGGCGGTGACGATGGCAGCCGCGGCAAGCCCCTACGTGACCTGGCTCAGTGCCACCGGGGCGCAAGCCGAGCAGGCCGGCGCCCAACTGGCCGCCGCCGTCACCGCCTACGAATCCGCCCACGCGGCTACCGTTCCGCCGCCGCTGATCGCAGCCAACCGCACCCTGCAGCAGACCCTGATCGCCACCAATCTCCTGGGGCAGAACACCGCGGCGATCGCCACGGCCGAGGCGCAGTACCTTCAGATGTGGGCTCAGGACGCCGCGGCCATGTACGGCTACGCCGGGGCGTCGGCGGTCGCCACCCAGGTCACGCCGTTCACCTCGCCGCCGCAGACCACCGACCCGTCCCGGCAAGCCGGCCAGGTCGCCTCCGTCGCGCAGTCGGCCGCCGCGACCACCGGTACCGACACTGAGGCATTGATGTCGCAAGGGCCGCAACTGCTCTCGACGACGCCGACGGCGCTGCAGGCGCTGGCCGCACCCACCGAGGAGGCGTCGACGGGCGGATCGATGTCGTCGTCGATGTCGAGCCTGAACTCGCTGATGATGCCGATGCGCATGGCGATGATGCCGATGAGCATGCTGATGCGGATGCTGATGGGCGGCACCAACGGGGCCAAGGGCGCGGCGGCGGGTGTGGCGGCCGCCGGTGGGGCGGCTACGGGCCTGCTCAGCTCCGCCGGTGGCGCGGCGAACACCGTGACGTTGGCGGGGTTCTCCGGTGGTTCGGCGGCGACGGCAGGGCTGGGCCGGGCCGCCTCGATCGGCGCGTTGTCGGTGCCGCCGGCGTGGACCGGCCTGGGTGTGGCCAGCGCTCCGGTGGCCACGACGCTCTCGTCGGCCGGTGGGGCAGCTGCCCCGGCAGCGGGGATGGGCAACGCGGCCGCGGTGCCACCGATGGTGCCGTTCGGCAGCCTGGCCGCACGGGGTGGGATCGGCGGTGCGGCCACCCAGTACGACTTTCGGCCTACGGTGATCCCTCGGTCACCGGCAGCGGGGTAG
- a CDS encoding fatty acyl-AMP ligase — translation MTQTPRPTALKGLVQIEECLDTDGGIVLPPGETLISLIDRNIANVGDAVAFRYLDYAGQVEGQAVELTWTQLGVRLRAIGARLQGFTVPGDRVAILAPQGLDYVTGFYAAVKCATVAVPLFAPELPGHAERLDTALRDSTPTVVLTTAAVRQVVEEFLGKLPQQLQPRVVVIDEIPDSAGEDFVPVDIDVDDVSHLQYTSGTTRPPVGVQVTHRSVATNLLQMILSIDMLDRNTHGLSWLPLYHDMGLSMIGFPAVYGGHSTLISPTAFIRRPQRWIKALSDASRRGRVVTAAPNFAYELTAARGLPAPGADIDLANVVMIIGSEPVNMAAMTAFNEAFAPYGLPSTAIKPSYGIAEATLFVATIAPDAQASVLHLDRDQLGSGRAVPVAADAPGAVPQVSCGQVARSLSAVIVDAEAGAELPDGHVGEIWLHGDNVTAGYWDRPEETRRAFGARLRSRLEHGSHAGPTPADSAWLRTGDLGFYLDGELYVTGRTVDLMVLGGRGHYPQDIEATVAAASPMVRGGYVVAFAAPGDSADQLVIVAERATGTGRKDPGPAIAAIRAAVQRVHGVSAADVRFVRAGAIPRTTSGKLGRTACREQYAAGTLGVH, via the coding sequence ATGACGCAGACGCCGCGCCCGACGGCCCTCAAGGGACTGGTCCAGATCGAGGAGTGCCTCGACACCGACGGCGGCATCGTCCTGCCTCCCGGCGAAACCCTGATCTCGCTGATCGACCGCAATATCGCCAACGTGGGGGACGCGGTGGCGTTCCGTTACCTCGACTACGCCGGCCAGGTGGAGGGCCAGGCGGTGGAGCTGACGTGGACGCAACTCGGCGTGCGGCTGCGCGCCATCGGCGCTCGGCTGCAAGGCTTCACCGTCCCCGGTGACCGAGTGGCGATCCTGGCACCGCAGGGACTGGACTATGTCACCGGGTTCTATGCGGCCGTCAAGTGCGCAACCGTCGCCGTTCCGCTGTTCGCCCCCGAGCTTCCGGGGCACGCCGAGCGCCTCGACACCGCCTTGCGCGACTCCACTCCGACAGTGGTGCTGACCACGGCCGCGGTGCGACAGGTCGTCGAGGAGTTCCTGGGCAAACTTCCCCAGCAGTTGCAGCCCCGCGTGGTGGTCATCGACGAGATACCTGACTCGGCGGGGGAGGACTTCGTGCCCGTCGACATCGACGTCGACGACGTGTCGCACCTGCAGTACACCTCGGGCACCACGCGGCCACCGGTCGGCGTGCAGGTGACCCACCGCTCGGTGGCCACCAACCTGCTGCAGATGATCCTGTCGATCGACATGCTGGACCGAAACACGCACGGGCTCAGCTGGTTACCGCTTTATCACGACATGGGTCTATCGATGATCGGATTTCCGGCGGTCTACGGCGGTCACTCCACGCTGATCTCGCCGACGGCATTCATCCGACGGCCGCAGCGCTGGATCAAAGCACTGTCGGACGCCTCGCGGCGTGGCCGGGTGGTCACCGCCGCACCGAACTTCGCCTATGAGCTGACCGCGGCACGGGGCCTGCCAGCGCCGGGTGCCGATATCGACCTGGCCAACGTGGTGATGATCATTGGGTCCGAACCGGTGAACATGGCAGCGATGACCGCCTTCAACGAGGCATTCGCTCCGTACGGGTTGCCGTCCACCGCCATCAAGCCGTCCTACGGGATCGCCGAGGCGACGCTGTTCGTGGCCACCATCGCGCCCGATGCTCAGGCGAGCGTGCTGCACCTGGACCGCGATCAGCTCGGTTCCGGCCGTGCGGTTCCGGTGGCCGCCGATGCTCCGGGCGCGGTGCCCCAGGTTTCGTGCGGGCAGGTGGCCCGGAGTCTGTCTGCGGTGATCGTCGACGCCGAGGCCGGCGCGGAACTGCCCGACGGCCACGTCGGCGAGATCTGGCTGCATGGCGACAACGTCACCGCCGGCTACTGGGACCGACCCGAGGAGACCAGACGCGCGTTCGGCGCCCGCCTGCGGTCCCGGCTGGAACACGGCAGCCATGCCGGGCCGACGCCAGCCGACAGCGCTTGGCTGCGCACCGGCGACCTGGGCTTCTATCTGGACGGGGAACTCTACGTGACCGGTCGCACGGTGGATCTGATGGTGCTTGGAGGACGCGGGCACTATCCGCAGGACATCGAGGCCACCGTGGCGGCGGCCTCACCGATGGTGCGGGGCGGCTATGTGGTCGCGTTCGCTGCGCCAGGCGATTCGGCCGATCAGCTGGTGATCGTCGCCGAGCGCGCGACCGGTACCGGCCGCAAAGACCCCGGGCCGGCGATCGCCGCCATCCGGGCGGCAGTGCAGCGGGTGCACGGCGTGAGCGCCGCCGATGTCCGATTCGTCCGTGCCGGTGCCATCCCACGAACCACCAGCGGAAAACTCGGCCGCACCGCATGCCGCGAGCAGTATGCGGCGGGCACACTCGGTGTGCACTGA
- the aceA gene encoding isocitrate lyase ICL2 — translation MTTIETNSTASTPVERDVNADITAVQKYFDSPRFEGITRLYSARQVVEQRGTIPADYPVAREAATAFYARLRELFAAKKSITTFGPYSPGQAVVMKRVGIEGIYLGGWATSAKGSINEDPGPDLASYPLSQVPDEAAGLVRALLTADRNQQYLRLQMTPEQRAATPAVDYRPFIIADADTGHGGDPHVRNLIRRFVESGVPGYHIEDQRPGTKKCGHQGGKVLVPSDEQIKRLNTARFQLDMMGVPGIIVARTDAEAANLVESRSDERDQPFILGTTNLKIPSYKACFLAMTRRFYDSGIKEINGHLLYALPEGEYAEADTWLERQGITELITTAAKGWSSDGSQSVDTLFDDIESKFVEAWQNDAGLMTFADAVAEMLDFAEREGEPKEMTAAQWREFAFRAPLYTARAKAAELNADPGWDCDRAKTPEGYFQVRGGIPYAIAKSLAAAPFADILWMETKTADLAEAREFAEAIHAVYPDQMLAYNLSPSFNWDTTGMTDDQMRAFPAEIGKLGFVFNFITYGGHQVDGVASEEFAATLLQDGMLALARLQRKMRLVESPYRTPQTLVGGPRSDAALAASSGRTATTKAMGAGSTQHQHLVQTEVPKKLLEDWLALWAEHYQLGEKLRVQLRPTRPGSDVLELGIYGEGDEKLANVIVDPIKDRHGRSILTVRDQNTFAEKLRQKRLMDLTHLWLIHRFKAAAVHYVTPTQDNLYQTEKMKEHGIYSSVNQEVGEIIVADVNQPRIDELLAPDRAALGKLINKEG, via the coding sequence ATGACGACGATCGAGACGAACTCAACGGCGAGCACACCGGTCGAACGCGATGTCAATGCCGACATCACAGCGGTACAGAAATACTTCGACAGCCCCCGTTTCGAAGGCATCACCCGTCTCTACAGCGCCCGCCAGGTCGTCGAGCAACGCGGCACCATCCCCGCCGACTATCCCGTCGCACGGGAGGCGGCCACCGCGTTCTACGCCCGGCTGCGGGAACTGTTCGCCGCCAAGAAGAGCATCACCACCTTCGGCCCGTATTCGCCGGGGCAGGCCGTGGTGATGAAGCGGGTCGGCATCGAGGGCATCTATCTGGGCGGCTGGGCGACCTCGGCGAAGGGCTCCATCAACGAAGACCCCGGCCCCGACCTGGCCAGCTATCCACTGAGTCAGGTGCCCGACGAGGCCGCCGGCCTGGTCCGCGCCCTGCTGACCGCCGACCGCAACCAGCAGTACCTGCGCCTGCAGATGACGCCCGAACAGCGCGCCGCCACTCCGGCCGTCGACTACCGCCCGTTCATCATCGCCGACGCCGACACCGGCCACGGCGGTGATCCGCACGTGCGCAACCTGATCCGGCGCTTCGTCGAATCCGGTGTCCCCGGCTATCACATCGAGGATCAGCGGCCGGGCACCAAGAAGTGTGGGCACCAGGGCGGCAAGGTGTTGGTGCCCTCCGACGAGCAGATCAAGCGGCTCAACACCGCCCGCTTCCAGCTGGACATGATGGGCGTCCCGGGCATCATCGTGGCGCGCACCGACGCCGAGGCGGCGAACCTGGTCGAGAGCCGCTCCGACGAGCGCGACCAGCCGTTCATCCTGGGAACCACCAACCTGAAGATCCCGTCCTACAAGGCGTGTTTCCTAGCGATGACGCGGCGGTTCTACGACTCGGGCATCAAAGAGATCAACGGCCACCTGCTCTACGCCCTGCCCGAGGGCGAGTACGCCGAGGCGGACACCTGGCTGGAACGCCAGGGCATCACCGAGCTGATCACCACGGCCGCGAAAGGCTGGAGCAGCGACGGTAGCCAGTCGGTGGACACCCTCTTCGACGACATCGAGTCGAAGTTTGTGGAGGCCTGGCAGAACGACGCCGGGCTGATGACGTTCGCCGATGCTGTCGCCGAGATGCTGGACTTCGCCGAGCGGGAGGGCGAGCCCAAAGAGATGACCGCCGCGCAGTGGCGCGAATTCGCTTTCCGCGCACCGCTTTACACCGCGCGGGCGAAAGCTGCCGAGCTCAACGCCGACCCCGGCTGGGACTGCGACCGGGCCAAGACCCCCGAAGGCTACTTCCAGGTGCGCGGCGGCATCCCGTATGCGATCGCCAAGTCGCTGGCCGCGGCGCCGTTTGCCGACATTCTGTGGATGGAGACCAAGACCGCCGATCTCGCCGAGGCCCGCGAGTTCGCCGAGGCGATCCACGCGGTGTATCCCGACCAGATGCTGGCCTACAACCTGTCGCCGTCGTTCAACTGGGACACCACCGGCATGACCGACGACCAGATGCGGGCCTTCCCGGCCGAGATTGGCAAGTTGGGCTTCGTCTTCAACTTCATCACCTACGGCGGCCACCAGGTGGACGGCGTGGCCTCCGAGGAATTCGCGGCCACCCTGTTGCAGGACGGGATGCTGGCGCTGGCCCGCCTGCAGCGCAAGATGCGGCTGGTGGAGTCGCCCTACCGCACACCTCAGACGCTGGTCGGCGGGCCCCGCAGCGACGCTGCGTTGGCCGCTTCGTCGGGCCGCACCGCGACCACCAAGGCGATGGGCGCCGGTTCCACCCAACATCAGCATTTGGTGCAGACCGAGGTGCCCAAGAAGCTGCTCGAGGATTGGCTGGCGTTGTGGGCCGAGCACTATCAGCTCGGCGAGAAGCTACGTGTGCAACTGCGCCCCACCCGTCCCGGATCCGATGTGCTGGAACTGGGCATCTACGGCGAGGGCGACGAGAAGCTCGCCAACGTGATCGTCGATCCGATCAAGGACCGGCACGGTCGCAGCATCCTGACGGTGCGCGACCAGAACACCTTCGCCGAGAAGCTCCGCCAGAAGCGGCTGATGGACCTGACCCACCTGTGGCTGATCCACCGATTCAAGGCTGCGGCGGTGCACTACGTCACGCCCACCCAGGACAACCTGTACCAAACCGAGAAGATGAAGGAGCACGGCATCTACAGCAGCGTCAACCAAGAGGTCGGCGAGATCATCGTCGCGGACGTCAACCAGCCGCGCATCGACGAGCTGCTGGCGCCCGACCGGGCGGCGCTGGGCAAGCTGATCAACAAAGAGGGCTAG
- a CDS encoding GlxA family transcriptional regulator encodes MLDVAGAAEVFVEANRFGANYAVTIASVDGRDVTTSIGARLGVTDSLAAIRSADTVLVAGGDHLPRSAIDPALVEAVRSVASRTRRLASICTGSFILAQAGMLSGRRATTHWHDARLFARAFPDITVEPDAIFIRDGDVYTSAGVSAGIDLALALVEMDHGSKLVREVARWLVVYLKRAGGQSQFSALVEADPPPQSALRQVTDAIVANPAADHSVDALARRAALSSRQLTRLFQAELGTTPARYVETVRIDAARAALDAGHSVTESAHRAGFGSPETLRRVFVDHLGVSPKAYRDRFRTTVR; translated from the coding sequence ATGCTCGATGTCGCCGGGGCCGCGGAAGTCTTCGTCGAAGCCAATCGGTTTGGCGCGAACTATGCGGTCACGATCGCCTCAGTGGATGGCCGCGACGTGACGACCTCGATCGGCGCCCGGTTGGGTGTCACCGACAGCCTTGCCGCCATTCGTTCTGCCGACACCGTGTTAGTGGCTGGCGGCGACCATCTGCCCCGGAGCGCCATCGACCCCGCACTCGTCGAAGCCGTCAGGTCAGTGGCCAGTCGGACGCGGCGCCTGGCGTCTATCTGCACCGGGTCGTTCATCCTGGCTCAGGCCGGCATGCTCAGCGGCCGTCGTGCCACCACGCATTGGCACGACGCCCGGTTGTTCGCGCGGGCATTCCCCGACATCACCGTCGAGCCGGACGCCATCTTCATCCGCGATGGCGACGTCTACACCTCGGCCGGCGTGTCAGCCGGTATCGACCTAGCGTTGGCGTTGGTCGAAATGGATCACGGCAGCAAGCTGGTTCGCGAGGTCGCTCGATGGTTGGTGGTCTATCTCAAACGCGCAGGCGGACAGTCACAATTCTCCGCGCTGGTTGAGGCCGATCCACCTCCGCAGTCTGCGCTGCGCCAGGTTACCGATGCGATCGTGGCGAACCCGGCCGCCGACCACAGCGTGGACGCGCTTGCCCGGCGAGCCGCCTTGAGCAGCCGGCAACTGACCAGACTGTTTCAGGCCGAGCTCGGGACCACTCCGGCCCGCTACGTCGAAACGGTACGTATCGATGCCGCCCGGGCCGCGCTTGATGCCGGCCACAGCGTCACCGAGTCCGCACACCGCGCAGGATTCGGCAGCCCCGAAACCCTCCGTCGGGTATTCGTCGACCATCTAGGCGTGTCGCCGAAGGCCTACCGCGACCGGTTCCGCACGACCGTTCGCTGA
- a CDS encoding HD domain-containing protein → MTQSIETIADITIPDSALAREITEFIREAEDDLLFDHSRRVFLFGALQGRRRGLQPDLELLYAGAMFHDLGLTQRYRSSALRFEVDGANAARDFLLQRGVGEAEAGKVWLAIALHTTPGVPEFLDPEIALVTAGVETDVIGIGRDDLAAEDIAAVTTAHRRPDFKRRILAAFNEGMAHRPQTTFGTMNADVLAHFDPEFVPANFAELILNNPWPE, encoded by the coding sequence ATGACCCAGTCGATCGAGACCATTGCCGACATCACCATTCCCGACTCTGCGTTGGCGCGGGAGATAACCGAGTTCATTCGAGAAGCCGAAGACGACTTGCTCTTCGACCATTCTCGTCGGGTGTTTCTATTCGGCGCGTTGCAGGGCCGCCGCCGCGGACTGCAACCGGACCTGGAACTGCTCTACGCCGGAGCGATGTTTCACGATCTGGGCCTCACCCAGCGCTACCGCAGCTCAGCGCTTCGCTTCGAGGTGGACGGCGCCAATGCGGCACGGGATTTTCTGCTGCAGCGCGGAGTCGGCGAAGCCGAAGCCGGCAAGGTCTGGCTCGCCATCGCCCTGCACACCACTCCGGGCGTGCCCGAGTTCCTCGATCCCGAAATCGCCTTGGTCACCGCCGGTGTCGAAACCGACGTGATCGGCATAGGCCGCGATGACCTTGCCGCCGAAGACATTGCGGCCGTCACCACTGCTCATCGACGCCCGGACTTCAAAAGGCGGATCCTGGCCGCCTTCAACGAAGGCATGGCGCACCGCCCGCAAACCACCTTCGGCACCATGAATGCCGACGTCCTTGCGCATTTCGACCCCGAGTTCGTGCCCGCCAACTTCGCCGAACTGATCCTCAATAACCCCTGGCCCGAGTAG
- a CDS encoding NAD-dependent epimerase/dehydratase family protein produces the protein MRVLITGGTGFVGGWTAKAIADAGHRPRFLVRNPAGLHSSVERLGVDVSDYVVGDITDADSVREALSGCDAVVHAAAVVATDPRQTAQMLATNSAGAHNVLGGAVELGLDPIIHVSSFTALFHPGLTMLRADLPVAGGADGYGQSKAREELYARGLQDAGAPVNITYPGMVLGPPVGDRLGEAGEGVRAALQMHVIPGRDSAWMVIDVRDLAAMHLALLEPGRGPRRYMAGGQRVPPGELASLLQELSGSPMMALPIPDIALRWAGRVLDQVEQVLPISTPFTEAGMQYYTQMPESDDTPAERDLGIEFRTSRETLADTIAGIRG, from the coding sequence ATGCGCGTACTGATCACCGGTGGAACCGGATTCGTTGGAGGCTGGACGGCCAAAGCGATCGCCGATGCCGGGCACCGGCCGCGGTTCCTGGTCCGCAACCCGGCGGGCCTGCACAGCAGCGTGGAGCGGCTAGGTGTGGATGTGTCCGACTACGTCGTCGGTGACATCACCGACGCGGACTCGGTGCGCGAGGCGCTGTCCGGCTGCGATGCGGTCGTACACGCTGCCGCAGTGGTGGCCACCGACCCACGCCAGACGGCACAGATGCTGGCCACGAACTCGGCCGGCGCCCACAACGTGCTCGGCGGAGCGGTTGAGCTGGGACTGGACCCGATCATTCACGTCTCCAGCTTCACCGCGCTGTTTCACCCAGGACTGACGATGTTGCGGGCTGACCTGCCGGTGGCCGGGGGCGCCGACGGCTATGGACAGTCCAAAGCCCGGGAGGAGCTCTATGCGCGGGGCCTGCAGGACGCCGGCGCCCCCGTCAACATCACCTATCCGGGCATGGTGCTCGGTCCTCCGGTCGGAGACCGGCTGGGGGAGGCCGGCGAAGGCGTACGCGCGGCGCTGCAGATGCATGTCATCCCCGGGCGTGACAGCGCCTGGATGGTGATCGACGTTCGTGACCTCGCGGCAATGCACCTGGCGCTGCTGGAGCCGGGCCGTGGCCCGCGCCGCTACATGGCCGGTGGCCAGCGGGTACCGCCGGGCGAGTTGGCGAGCCTGCTCCAAGAGCTGTCGGGTTCTCCCATGATGGCGCTGCCGATACCGGACATCGCCCTACGCTGGGCGGGCCGCGTTTTGGATCAAGTCGAGCAGGTGCTGCCGATCTCGACTCCGTTCACCGAGGCCGGGATGCAGTACTACACGCAGATGCCCGAATCCGATGACACCCCTGCCGAGCGCGACCTCGGCATCGAGTTCCGAACCTCCCGGGAAACACTGGCCGACACCATTGCGGGCATCCGCGGTTAG